In the genome of Rhodoplanes sp. Z2-YC6860, one region contains:
- a CDS encoding DedA family protein, producing MDLDHYVQPIIEYVRLHQAWAAPIVFALCFAESLAFISLLIPAWGVLVALGALISASGLNFWPILVAGAVGAALGDWLSYWVGLKLEGRVYHMWPLSQHPNLIPAGEDFIKKWGAAAIFIARFSGPLRASVPIVAGVFAMPYWRFQIANFSSAFIWAAVLLSLGDVTSMMVKWVVDKIG from the coding sequence ATGGACCTCGACCATTACGTCCAGCCCATCATCGAGTACGTCCGTCTGCATCAGGCCTGGGCCGCGCCGATCGTATTCGCGCTGTGCTTTGCCGAGTCGCTGGCTTTCATCTCGTTGCTGATTCCGGCCTGGGGCGTGCTGGTCGCGCTCGGCGCACTGATCAGCGCCAGCGGACTGAATTTCTGGCCGATCCTGGTGGCGGGTGCGGTCGGCGCGGCCCTTGGCGACTGGCTGTCCTATTGGGTCGGGCTCAAGCTCGAAGGCCGCGTCTACCACATGTGGCCGCTGTCGCAGCACCCGAACCTGATCCCGGCGGGCGAAGACTTCATCAAGAAGTGGGGCGCGGCCGCGATCTTCATCGCGCGCTTCTCCGGCCCGCTGCGCGCCTCGGTGCCGATCGTCGCCGGCGTGTTCGCGATGCCGTACTGGCGGTTTCAGATCGCCAATTTCAGTTCGGCGTTCATCTGGGCCGCGGTGCTTTTGTCGCTCGGCGATGTGACGTCGATGATGGTGAAGTGGGTCGTCGACAAGATCGGCTAG
- a CDS encoding GlcG/HbpS family heme-binding protein produces MRSLCVLAGAIGVALVMSSGAFAQVPPDPNNPNEAVPDAMNPTPYGAPIALEDAKKVAAAAVAETVKRNWSGMCIAVVGPTGDLVYFEKHDNCQYASISISQHKARTAARYRRPTVVFERLVGKGAFFAYLPTLDDVIASRGGNPIVVGGKIIGAIGVSGGTGSQDDTISQAGLTALK; encoded by the coding sequence ATGCGTAGTTTGTGTGTGCTGGCTGGCGCAATCGGCGTTGCGCTCGTGATGAGTTCGGGCGCGTTTGCCCAGGTGCCGCCTGACCCGAACAATCCGAACGAAGCGGTGCCGGACGCCATGAATCCGACGCCCTATGGCGCGCCGATCGCGCTGGAGGACGCCAAGAAGGTCGCCGCTGCGGCAGTCGCCGAAACGGTAAAGCGCAACTGGAGCGGCATGTGCATCGCGGTGGTCGGCCCAACGGGCGACCTTGTCTATTTCGAGAAGCACGACAATTGCCAATACGCTTCGATTTCGATCTCGCAGCACAAGGCGCGCACCGCGGCACGCTATCGCCGCCCGACGGTGGTGTTCGAGCGGCTGGTCGGCAAGGGTGCGTTCTTCGCCTATCTGCCGACGCTCGACGACGTGATCGCCTCGCGCGGCGGCAACCCGATCGTGGTCGGCGGCAAGATCATCGGCGCGATCGGCGTCAGCGGCGGCACCGGATCGCAGGATGACACGATCTCGCAGGCCGGGCTTACCGCACTGAAGTAA
- a CDS encoding Bug family tripartite tricarboxylate transporter substrate binding protein: MLTRRRLIALSAAQVVAPSVLVRRGRAGSTDYPNKPVRFIVPVAAGGPTDIVARMLGEKLSKMWGQQVVVENKGGAGTNIGNEYVANAEPDGYTVLFATASLAVNTSLYRSLSYDPVADFAPVSLVTELAYFVFVPNSSPAHSMREFIDYARSRSGKLTIASPGTGSAPFLAEMLFLQMAGIQMTHIPYRGASPAFADLLPGRVDCYFGSGSLLSYARSGQVHVLGTTGSKRDAAAPDVPTIAESGVPGYDVTAWQALFVPAKSPPPIIRKISADTTAALADAEIKDRLAKNGYVAEGSSPEALGKLLKSEIAKWSSVIKSVGIKID, from the coding sequence ATGCTGACCCGTCGCCGCTTGATTGCGCTGTCTGCCGCGCAGGTTGTTGCGCCGAGTGTCCTCGTGCGGCGCGGCCGCGCCGGAAGCACCGACTATCCGAACAAGCCGGTACGCTTCATCGTGCCTGTCGCCGCCGGCGGGCCGACCGACATCGTCGCACGCATGCTTGGTGAAAAGCTTTCGAAGATGTGGGGCCAGCAAGTCGTCGTCGAGAATAAGGGCGGCGCCGGCACCAATATCGGCAACGAGTACGTCGCGAACGCCGAGCCCGACGGCTACACGGTGTTGTTCGCCACGGCGTCGCTCGCCGTAAACACCAGCCTCTACCGCTCGCTGAGCTACGATCCGGTCGCGGATTTTGCTCCGGTCTCGTTGGTCACGGAGCTGGCCTATTTCGTCTTCGTGCCGAACTCTTCTCCCGCGCATTCGATGAGGGAGTTCATAGACTACGCGCGATCCCGCTCCGGCAAGCTGACGATCGCGTCGCCCGGCACCGGCAGCGCGCCGTTCCTGGCCGAGATGCTGTTCCTGCAAATGGCCGGCATCCAGATGACACACATTCCCTATCGCGGAGCGTCGCCGGCATTCGCCGATCTTCTGCCGGGTCGTGTGGACTGCTATTTCGGCAGCGGCTCGTTGCTGTCCTATGCGCGATCGGGACAGGTTCACGTGCTGGGCACGACCGGATCCAAACGGGATGCGGCCGCGCCGGATGTGCCGACCATCGCCGAGTCCGGCGTGCCGGGCTACGACGTGACGGCATGGCAGGCGCTGTTCGTGCCAGCAAAGTCGCCGCCTCCGATCATCCGCAAGATCAGCGCCGACACCACGGCGGCACTTGCCGATGCGGAGATCAAGGACAGACTCGCCAAGAACGGCTACGTCGCCGAAGGTTCTTCGCCCGAAGCGCTCGGCAAGCTCCTGAAATCGGAAATCGCCAAGTGGAGCTCGGTGATCAAATCGGTCGGCATCAAGATTGATTGA
- a CDS encoding MBL fold metallo-hydrolase, whose translation MASEVHRYKIGDIEVTVLSDGFRQVPVNDKYLVNASPEELAKALAAAGQPTDKMKNTYSPIVLTTGGKKVLFDTGNGEAASIESKGERGTLNANLQAAGIERSAIDVVVISHFHADHVNGLLMPDNAPAFPNAEIKVPEVEWKFWMDDGEMSRASKGRMTELFQNNRRVFDTLKRKVTPYAWDKEVVPGVTAVGTPGHSIGHTSFIVTSGGKTVYVQSDVCNNYAVFAPYPDWHGFFDQDPPKAAATRKRVYDMLAAEKLPVQAYHFPFPALARIEKNGSGYKPSFMNSI comes from the coding sequence ATGGCCTCTGAAGTGCATCGTTACAAGATCGGCGACATTGAGGTTACGGTTCTGTCGGATGGTTTCCGGCAGGTACCGGTGAACGACAAGTATCTCGTCAATGCGAGTCCTGAGGAACTGGCCAAGGCGCTCGCCGCCGCGGGGCAGCCGACCGACAAGATGAAGAACACCTATTCGCCGATTGTGCTCACGACCGGCGGCAAGAAGGTGCTGTTCGACACCGGTAACGGCGAGGCCGCCTCCATCGAGAGCAAAGGCGAGCGCGGCACGCTCAATGCCAATCTGCAAGCCGCCGGCATCGAGCGGAGCGCGATCGACGTGGTGGTGATCTCGCATTTCCACGCCGACCACGTGAACGGCCTGTTGATGCCCGACAACGCGCCGGCGTTTCCGAACGCCGAGATCAAGGTGCCGGAGGTCGAGTGGAAATTCTGGATGGACGACGGCGAGATGAGCCGCGCCTCCAAAGGGCGCATGACCGAGCTGTTCCAGAACAACCGCCGGGTGTTCGACACCTTGAAGCGCAAGGTCACGCCTTACGCCTGGGACAAGGAGGTGGTGCCCGGCGTCACCGCGGTCGGCACGCCCGGCCACAGCATCGGCCACACGTCGTTTATCGTCACGTCGGGCGGCAAGACCGTCTATGTGCAGTCCGACGTCTGCAACAACTACGCGGTGTTCGCGCCGTATCCGGACTGGCACGGCTTCTTCGACCAGGACCCGCCCAAGGCCGCAGCGACCCGCAAGCGCGTCTACGACATGCTCGCGGCCGAGAAGCTGCCGGTGCAGGCCTATCATTTCCCGTTCCCGGCGCTGGCCCGGATCGAGAAGAACGGCAGCGGGTACAAGCCGAGCTTTATGAATTCGATCTAG
- a CDS encoding MBL fold metallo-hydrolase: MTKLTRRHVLAATAAFGASAAAVGMPSTARAAAPVAGKQVAGFYRYKVGDIEVTVVTDGANRLPVTDAFVTNVKKEEVNAALAAAFMEPGFFIGPYNPVVINTGSKLALVDTGTSEAAFVSSKGATGQLMTNLAAAGIDANAIDTVIISHYHGDHINGLLKADKSLAFPNAEILVPANEHQYYMDDGNMSRAPKGRIEDVFKNVRRVISGDVLKRLRTYEWDKEVIPGVHAVGTPGHTPGHTSHVVSSGAAKVYVQADVTHAPYLFARNPGWHAFYDQDPVMAEATRRKVYDMLVAEKMLVQGFHYPFPSVAHVEKSGTGYREIPVLWNTAL; encoded by the coding sequence ATGACGAAATTGACACGGCGCCATGTGCTTGCAGCCACCGCAGCGTTCGGCGCCAGCGCCGCCGCGGTGGGCATGCCGTCGACCGCGCGCGCGGCAGCGCCTGTTGCCGGCAAGCAGGTCGCAGGCTTTTATCGCTACAAGGTCGGCGACATCGAGGTGACGGTGGTCACCGACGGCGCCAACCGGCTGCCGGTGACCGATGCTTTCGTCACCAACGTCAAGAAGGAAGAGGTCAACGCTGCGCTTGCCGCCGCCTTCATGGAGCCGGGCTTCTTCATCGGCCCCTACAATCCGGTCGTGATCAACACCGGATCGAAACTCGCGCTGGTCGACACCGGTACGAGCGAGGCAGCGTTCGTTTCGAGCAAGGGCGCAACCGGTCAGCTGATGACCAATCTCGCCGCGGCCGGCATCGATGCCAACGCGATCGACACCGTGATCATCTCGCATTACCACGGCGATCACATCAACGGCCTGCTCAAGGCCGACAAGTCGCTGGCATTTCCGAACGCCGAGATCCTGGTGCCGGCCAACGAGCACCAGTACTACATGGACGATGGCAACATGAGCCGCGCACCCAAGGGCCGGATCGAAGACGTATTCAAGAACGTGCGGCGGGTGATCTCGGGTGACGTGCTGAAGCGGCTGCGCACCTACGAATGGGACAAGGAGGTGATTCCGGGTGTGCACGCGGTCGGCACGCCGGGGCATACGCCCGGCCACACCTCGCATGTGGTGTCGTCGGGCGCGGCGAAGGTCTATGTGCAAGCCGACGTCACGCACGCGCCGTATCTGTTCGCGCGCAATCCCGGCTGGCATGCGTTCTACGACCAGGATCCCGTGATGGCAGAGGCGACGCGGCGCAAGGTCTACGACATGCTGGTCGCCGAGAAGATGCTGGTGCAGGGCTTCCACTATCCGTTCCCGAGCGTGGCCCATGTCGAGAAGAGCGGCACCGGCTATCGGGAAATTCCGGTGCTCTGGAACACCGCGCTCTGA